The uncultured Umboniibacter sp. genome includes the window CATCTACATTACCGAGCACTTAGAATCTCTTGGCATCGAAGTAGAAACGGGCGTTGCACATACCGGTGTTGTAGGAATTCTGGATTCCGGCAAGCCGGGCCCGGTTATTGGCCTGCGCGCTGATATGGATGCACTCCCTGTGTTAGAGCAAACGGGTTTAGACTTTGCCTCAACCGCTATGGGGGAGTACAACGGTGAAGCCGTTCCGGTGATGCATGCCTGCGGCCATGACACCCACGTCGCGATGCTAATGGGTGCGGCAGAATTACTGGCCGCCAATACAGACGCCTTCACGGGCAAGGTTATCTTCCTTTTTCAACCCGCTGAAGAGGGCGCTCCTCGCGGTGAAGAGGGCGGCGCTGAACTAATGGTCAAGGAAGGCGTGCTCGATCGTCATAATATTGATAGCGTCTTTGGGATTCACATCAGCTCGGGCGAATTGATGGGTGCTATTGGTTACCGCGAGCGCGGCATTATGGCATCAGTGCAAGATTTCAAAATCATCGTTAAGGGCCAACAGGTCCACGGTGCCTACCCTTGGGGCGGTATTGATCCGATTGTCGCCTCGGCCCAGCTCATTAACCAGTTACAAACCATCGTGAGTCGAGAGGCCGAACTCATTAACGCCGGCGCGGTAGTCACCGTTGGCGCTATTCACGGCGGCGTTCGCAGCAACATTATCCCCGAAGAGGTGGAAATGCTTGGCACAATTCGAACCCTTGATCCGGATATGCGCGATCAAATTTGGGCTGCTATGCATCGTAAAGTTGCCGGTGTCGCCATGGCAACGCGCACTGATATTGAGCTAATCCTGCCCTATAGTAGTAATTACCCGGTGACCTTTAATGATCCAGAGCTAACCCGCTCCGTACTGCCTATCGCACGCCGAACGGCAGGCGATGATAAGGTATTTGAGCGAAATGCCGTCACGGGTGCCGAAGACTTCAGCTTCTTCCAGGAAAAGGTTCCTGGCGTCTACTTTTTCCTCGGCGGCCGCAATCCTGATACAGCCCCCGAAGATGCACCCGCCCACCATACGCCCTACTTTGTCGTTGAAGATGGCGCGATGAAAACCGGCGTCGAGCTGTTCTACCGGCTCATTATTGAATATCCGAATCAGTAATCGCCTCAACGTACGCGACTGCCAATAGCGCAGTCGCGTACGTGACTCATCAGCCACAAATCGTTACAGACTAAAACCCTTAGCTAAGCTAATCTAAGCCCCATATACGTGCGTATAACACAGCACAACGGGGGCAATATGTCAGAAGAAATTACACTTTTTAAAGATATGGTTCTGCGCTTTTTCGAACAGGAAGTGGCGCCACACTACGAGCAGTGGGAACACGACCACAGCATGCCACGCGATTTTTGGCGCACGATGGGCGAAGCGGGGTTATTGCTAGTAGATATGCCGGAAGAATTCGGCGGCTCGGAAACCAGCGTTGATGTAGCGCTAATGATTATGGAGGAGCTATCACGCTGTGGTTATTTTAGCCTAGCTACGGGTTACAACATCCATGCGAATATCGTCGCGCCTTATGTCATGAATATTGGCAACGATGCGCAACGTGCACGCTGGATCCCAGGGATGGCGAGTGGCGACATCGTTACGGCTCTGGGGATGACCGAACCTGGTGCAGGTAGCGACGTGGCGGGTATGCGTAGCACTGCCATTCGCGAGGGCGACCACTACCGCCTTAATGGCTCAAAAATCTTTATCACTAATGGCATCCACGCCGATATGGTCATTGTCTGTGCCAAGACTGATCCCGCCGCAGGGGCGAAAGGCATTTCACTGTTCTTAGTTGACACCTCGCTACCAGGGTTTTACAAGGGTAAAAGACTAGAGAAAATGGGCCAGCACAGCAGTGATACTGCCGAACTCTTCTTCGAAGATGTCATGGTGCCAGCAGAATGTTTGCTGGGTGAAGAAGGCAAGGGCTTCATGTACCTTATGCAGGAACTGCCTCGTGAACGTTTGGGCTGTGCAATTCAAGCTATCGGCCACGCTCAGGGCGCGCTTGATATGACCTGTGAATACGTCACGGACCGCAAAGCATTCGGCCAGAGCATAGCTCAGTTCCAGAATACCCGCTTCAAGCTCGCTGAGCTGAAGACGGAACTCGAGATGAGCCGCGCTCTCTACGAAAAATTAAAAGCCAAGTTCGCTGAAGATCAAATGACCGTTGATGACGGTGCGATGATCAAATTGGCGTCGACTGAAATGGAACTGAAAATGGTAGATACCTGCCTACAGCTTCACGGTGGTTATGGCTACACGGACGAATACGAAATCTCTCGTTTCTACCGTGACGCGCGAGTACAAACTATCTATGCAGGAAGTTCTGAGATCATGAAAGAAGTGGTAGCGCGAAGCATTCTTGGGCGCTAACTCCTTTTCAGTAGATTTTGGAGCAATAACTTCATTCTAGAGCTTCCCAATGCTCCGTTTTCTAAGGTAAAACTAAAAAAGGCGACTGAGAGTTCAGTCGCCTTTTTCATCTTTGCTGCTGAGCAGCTTGGTATTCGAACTCAGTTTGTCTAAGTCTCGCCTAGGCGAAACTAGTCTTTCAACTTAGTATACTTGATGCGCGATGGTTCATAGTTAGGACCATGGCGAGCAATCAAATCCTCGTGGTAGTCCGCGTAAGAACCTTCCATAAAGACGACTTTTGAGTCACCTTCAAACGCCAAGATGTGAGTGGCAACACGATCCAGGAACCAACGATCGTGCGAGATAACCATGGCACAACCCGGATAATTCAACAACGCCTCTTCCAATGCTCGGAGCGTTTCTACGTCTAAGTCGTTAGTTGGCTCATCCAACAGAAGTACGTTAGCACCTTGTTTGAGAATATTCGCCAAATGTAGACGACCGCGTTCACCACCCGAAAGATCACCCACGCGCTTCTGCTGGTCCATTCCCTTAAAATTAAAACGCCCCACATAGGCACGGCTTGAGGTGGTGTAATTGCCAATAGTGATATTGTCTAAGCCGCCCGAGACTTCTTCCCAAACGCTTTTGTCATTATCGAGCGCATCACGGCTCTGATCAACGAATGCCAATTTTACGCTTTCGCCAATCTCGATATTACCACCGTCCGGTTGCTCTTGACCGTTGATCAACTTGAATAGTGTAGATTTACCGGCACCGTTACCGCCAACAATCCCCACAATAGCACCCTTCGGAATGGAGAAACTGAGATCCTCGTAGAGCACCTTGTCATCGAAACGCTTGGTAACGTTGTTAAACTCGATAACCTTGTCACCCAAACGCTCACCGGGCGGAATGTAGATTTCGTTAGTCTCATTACGCTTCTGAAATTCACGACCGCTCATTTCCTCTACGCGCGCCAAACGAGCCTTATTCTTCGCTCTACGACCCTTCGGATTCTGGCGAGCCCACTCCAATTCATGCTTCATAGTTTTTGCATGAGCGGCCTCCTGTTTCGCTTCCATCGCCAAACGCGCTTCCTTTTGCTCTAACCAAGTGGTGTAGTTCCCTTCGTAGGGAATACCTTCGCCACGGTCTAATTCAAGAATCCAGCCGGCACAGTTATCAAGGAAGTAGCGATCGTGAGTAATGGCCACAACAGTCCCATCAAAGTCTAAGAGGAAGCGTTCTAACCAAGCTACTGATTCGGCATCTAGGTGGTTAGTCGGCTCATCCAGTAGCAGCATATCAGGGCGCGACATAAGCAGGCGGCATAGCGCTACGCGACGACGTTCACCACCCGACAAATTAGTGACATCCGCATCCCAAGCAGGCAAACGTAGCGCATTTGCGGCGACTTCAAATCGGTTGTCTAGATTGTGCGCATCCCACGCCTGAATAATATCCTCAAAGCGCGCCTGTTTTTTAGCCAGCGCGTCAAAGTCGGCGTCTGGCTCTGCATAGTCGGCATAAACCTGATCGAGGCCAGCTAAGGCATCAACAGCTTCGCGAACGCCATCTTCAACATTACCGCGAACATCCTTTTCAGGGTCCAGATGTGGTTCCTGCTCGAGGTAACCCACCTTGATACCCGGCATGGGCCGAGCTTCACCCTCATAATCTTTATCTACTCCAGCCATAATACGAAGCAAGGTAGATTTACCCGCCCCGTTTAAGCCTAAAACGCCAATCTTGGCGCCAGGAAAAAATGACAGAGAGATATTCTTCAGGATATGACGTTTCGGCGGAACGATTTTGCCCACACGATTCATTGAAAAAACGTATTCAGCCATGGTGTTCTTGAGCCCTTATGAAAAACTGGTTGAGATCGTTATATACTAGCCACTAATTGTAACACTGCGTTCTGCGATGATAAGCGTAAATCGCGGTGAGCCACCAAAAAGGGCAATTTTTGTGCAAAATGACGAACTAAATTGGTCCGTTTACCTCATTGAGACCGTGGATAACACGCTCTACTGCGGCGTCAGCAATGACGTTGAAGCTCGATACCAAGCCCACTGTGCTGGCAAAGGCGCCAAGTACACTCGCGCACATCGCCCCAAAGAGCTAGTCTGGACCGAGACGGGCCACTCCTATTCGTCGGCCCTGAAACGCGAGTACGCGATTAAAAAACTATCACGTAAACGGAAACTCTCTCTTATTGCAGGAACTAGCTCATGATCCAACGAATTTGTGTTTATTGTGGTTCGTCAGGCCAGGTGTCCCCGAGTTATCTAACCGAGGCCGCGGCGCTAGGAAGACTCTTTGCCGAACAACAGATCACCCTCGTCTATGGCGGTGCTAATGTGGGTTCCATGGGGGCTATGGCCGATGCCTGCTTGGCAGCAGGGGGAGAGGTCATTGGGGTGATGCCTAAAGGTTTGGAAGAGAAGGAAGTCGCCCATCAGGGCTTGACCGAACTGCATATCGTAGCAGACATGCATCAGCGCAAGGCGATGATGGCCGACCTAGCCGATGCATTCATCGCTCTGCCGGGTGGAATGGGCACGCTTGAGGAATTGTTTGAGGCGCTCACCTGGGCGCAGCTAGAATTTCACGGTAAAGCCATTGGCGTGTTAAATAGTCAGGGCTATTTTAGTCAACTTCTTGCATTCCTCAGCCACGCTGCAGCGGAAGGGTTCATGCATGAAAGACACGTTGGACTATTGCTGGAAGATTCCTCAGCCCCGGGATTGCTAGAGAAGCTGCGAAACTACCAACCACAGCAACAAAGCAAATGGTGGTAATTAACGCGCAGAGATCGAGGAAGCGAATACTCTCTCGCAGAGACTTCCCCGCTAATACGCTGTCGCGGACATTGATGAGGCAGATTTAGCGGACAAGCTTACCAGCCTACTTAAGCCTCTAGGCGCGCGAAATGTAGCGCGCTTCGTCCACATTCACACGAATCTTTTCACCTGTAGCTAAATATTCCGGAACTTGAACCACTAAACCAGTATTAC containing:
- a CDS encoding amidohydrolase — encoded protein: MKPLLTLALSLVALSPMASADNIKEQVASIEPQVIEWRHHLHQNPELSNREFQTAIYITEHLESLGIEVETGVAHTGVVGILDSGKPGPVIGLRADMDALPVLEQTGLDFASTAMGEYNGEAVPVMHACGHDTHVAMLMGAAELLAANTDAFTGKVIFLFQPAEEGAPRGEEGGAELMVKEGVLDRHNIDSVFGIHISSGELMGAIGYRERGIMASVQDFKIIVKGQQVHGAYPWGGIDPIVASAQLINQLQTIVSREAELINAGAVVTVGAIHGGVRSNIIPEEVEMLGTIRTLDPDMRDQIWAAMHRKVAGVAMATRTDIELILPYSSNYPVTFNDPELTRSVLPIARRTAGDDKVFERNAVTGAEDFSFFQEKVPGVYFFLGGRNPDTAPEDAPAHHTPYFVVEDGAMKTGVELFYRLIIEYPNQ
- a CDS encoding acyl-CoA dehydrogenase family protein, whose protein sequence is MSEEITLFKDMVLRFFEQEVAPHYEQWEHDHSMPRDFWRTMGEAGLLLVDMPEEFGGSETSVDVALMIMEELSRCGYFSLATGYNIHANIVAPYVMNIGNDAQRARWIPGMASGDIVTALGMTEPGAGSDVAGMRSTAIREGDHYRLNGSKIFITNGIHADMVIVCAKTDPAAGAKGISLFLVDTSLPGFYKGKRLEKMGQHSSDTAELFFEDVMVPAECLLGEEGKGFMYLMQELPRERLGCAIQAIGHAQGALDMTCEYVTDRKAFGQSIAQFQNTRFKLAELKTELEMSRALYEKLKAKFAEDQMTVDDGAMIKLASTEMELKMVDTCLQLHGGYGYTDEYEISRFYRDARVQTIYAGSSEIMKEVVARSILGR
- the ettA gene encoding energy-dependent translational throttle protein EttA, translating into MAEYVFSMNRVGKIVPPKRHILKNISLSFFPGAKIGVLGLNGAGKSTLLRIMAGVDKDYEGEARPMPGIKVGYLEQEPHLDPEKDVRGNVEDGVREAVDALAGLDQVYADYAEPDADFDALAKKQARFEDIIQAWDAHNLDNRFEVAANALRLPAWDADVTNLSGGERRRVALCRLLMSRPDMLLLDEPTNHLDAESVAWLERFLLDFDGTVVAITHDRYFLDNCAGWILELDRGEGIPYEGNYTTWLEQKEARLAMEAKQEAAHAKTMKHELEWARQNPKGRRAKNKARLARVEEMSGREFQKRNETNEIYIPPGERLGDKVIEFNNVTKRFDDKVLYEDLSFSIPKGAIVGIVGGNGAGKSTLFKLINGQEQPDGGNIEIGESVKLAFVDQSRDALDNDKSVWEEVSGGLDNITIGNYTTSSRAYVGRFNFKGMDQQKRVGDLSGGERGRLHLANILKQGANVLLLDEPTNDLDVETLRALEEALLNYPGCAMVISHDRWFLDRVATHILAFEGDSKVVFMEGSYADYHEDLIARHGPNYEPSRIKYTKLKD
- a CDS encoding GIY-YIG nuclease family protein; the encoded protein is MQNDELNWSVYLIETVDNTLYCGVSNDVEARYQAHCAGKGAKYTRAHRPKELVWTETGHSYSSALKREYAIKKLSRKRKLSLIAGTSS
- a CDS encoding TIGR00730 family Rossman fold protein translates to MIQRICVYCGSSGQVSPSYLTEAAALGRLFAEQQITLVYGGANVGSMGAMADACLAAGGEVIGVMPKGLEEKEVAHQGLTELHIVADMHQRKAMMADLADAFIALPGGMGTLEELFEALTWAQLEFHGKAIGVLNSQGYFSQLLAFLSHAAAEGFMHERHVGLLLEDSSAPGLLEKLRNYQPQQQSKWW